The proteins below come from a single Candidatus Eisenbacteria bacterium genomic window:
- a CDS encoding AAA family ATPase, translating to MIERKEHIAILRGLLRRHPVVAIVGARQVGKTTLARSFLAQARGRCTYYDLENPEDQARLADPMLAMKRQKGLVVIDEIQRQPNLFPILRVLVDEPGSTARFLVLGSASPDC from the coding sequence ATGATTGAACGTAAGGAACACATTGCCATCCTTCGCGGACTTCTTCGGCGGCATCCTGTGGTGGCCATCGTCGGCGCGCGTCAGGTCGGGAAAACGACCCTGGCGAGGTCATTCCTTGCTCAGGCACGTGGTCGGTGCACATACTACGACTTGGAGAATCCGGAAGATCAGGCGCGGCTCGCGGATCCCATGCTGGCCATGAAGAGGCAGAAAGGCCTCGTCGTTATTGACGAGATACAACGCCAGCCCAATCTTTTCCCGATTCTTCGCGTGCTTGTGGACGAACCGGGATCGACGGCACGCTTCCTTGTACTGGGAAGTGCTTCGCCTGACTGTTGA